In a single window of the Solea senegalensis isolate Sse05_10M linkage group LG1, IFAPA_SoseM_1, whole genome shotgun sequence genome:
- the LOC122775068 gene encoding E3 ubiquitin/ISG15 ligase TRIM25-like isoform X2: MEDSEETRLEGLLMCPVCQDIFNDPQQLPCGHSLCLECLDNMMHHASNSGLCCPDCRTHFGPDIKVKVQKSYALANIAEDFRQNRKRREQKRTAYCDCCPEKHTPAVRTCLKCEVSMCTEHVSGHVELPVFSGHPLVKPLSDLQERKCPQHEDEVLRYYCNTSRRYVCNMCALESKQHNLATEASTVLRRQLTEFMEQRFTLLQQQITENTDSVRKLREDIQREKLKTEPPAGKHLNSVTVVLLCLWFIVLYYAYNFSVENQALTEELDKQQNHVDQIYSDIAELLLKHPLKE; the protein is encoded by the exons ATGGAGGATTCAGAGGAAACCCGCCTGGAGGGACTGCTGATGTGTCCAGTGTGTCAGGATATCTTCAATGATCCTCAGCAGCTGCCCTGTGGTCACAGCTTGTGTTTAGAATGTCTGGACAACATGATGCATCACGCATCAAACTCCGGCCTCTGCTGCCCTGACTGCAGGACTCACTTTGGACCAGACATCAAGGTCAAAGTTCAGAAGAGTTACGCGCTGGCCAACATTGCAGAGGACTTCAGGcaaaacaggaagaggagg GAGCAGAAAAGAACCGCGTACTGCGACTGCTGCCCAGAGAAACACACCCCGGCGGTAAGAACGTGTCTGAAGTGCGAGGTGTCCATGTGCACGGAGCACGTCAGTGGCCACGTGGAGCTTCCTGTGTTCTCAGGACATCCTCTGGTCAAACCTCTGAGTGACCTCCAGGAGAGGAAATGCCCTCAGCACGAGGACGAGGTGCTGAGGTACTACTGCAACACTTCCAGGCGCTATGTTTGCAACATGTGCGCCCTGGAGAGCAAGCAGCACAACCTCGCCACTGAGGCCTCCACTGTCCTACGGAGACAGCTCACG GAGTTCATGGAGCAGCGCTTCACATTGCTCCAACAGCAAATCACAGAGAACACTGACTCTGTGAGAAAACTGAGAGAAGACATTCAACGTGAG AAACTGAAGACAGAACCACCTGCCGGCAAGCACCTCAACAGTGTCACAGTGGTTCTTCTCTGTCTGTGGTTCATAGTTCTCTACTATG cTTACAACTTCTCTGTGGAAAACCAGGCATTAACAGAAGAGCTGGACAAGCAGCAGAACCATGTGGATCAAATCTATTCCGACATTGCAG AACTTCTGCTTAAGCATCCACTGAAGGAGTAG
- the LOC122775068 gene encoding E3 ubiquitin/ISG15 ligase TRIM25-like isoform X1, with translation MEDSEETRLEGLLMCPVCQDIFNDPQQLPCGHSLCLECLDNMMHHASNSGLCCPDCRTHFGPDIKVKVQKSYALANIAEDFRQNRKRREQKRTAYCDCCPEKHTPAVRTCLKCEVSMCTEHVSGHVELPVFSGHPLVKPLSDLQERKCPQHEDEVLRYYCNTSRRYVCNMCALESKQHNLATEASTVLRRQLTEFMEQRFTLLQQQITENTDSVRKLREDIQREKLKTEPPAGKHLNSVTVVLLCLWFIVLYYAYNFSVENQALTEELDKQQNHVDQIYSDIAGHWSNLMTLKEQPH, from the exons ATGGAGGATTCAGAGGAAACCCGCCTGGAGGGACTGCTGATGTGTCCAGTGTGTCAGGATATCTTCAATGATCCTCAGCAGCTGCCCTGTGGTCACAGCTTGTGTTTAGAATGTCTGGACAACATGATGCATCACGCATCAAACTCCGGCCTCTGCTGCCCTGACTGCAGGACTCACTTTGGACCAGACATCAAGGTCAAAGTTCAGAAGAGTTACGCGCTGGCCAACATTGCAGAGGACTTCAGGcaaaacaggaagaggagg GAGCAGAAAAGAACCGCGTACTGCGACTGCTGCCCAGAGAAACACACCCCGGCGGTAAGAACGTGTCTGAAGTGCGAGGTGTCCATGTGCACGGAGCACGTCAGTGGCCACGTGGAGCTTCCTGTGTTCTCAGGACATCCTCTGGTCAAACCTCTGAGTGACCTCCAGGAGAGGAAATGCCCTCAGCACGAGGACGAGGTGCTGAGGTACTACTGCAACACTTCCAGGCGCTATGTTTGCAACATGTGCGCCCTGGAGAGCAAGCAGCACAACCTCGCCACTGAGGCCTCCACTGTCCTACGGAGACAGCTCACG GAGTTCATGGAGCAGCGCTTCACATTGCTCCAACAGCAAATCACAGAGAACACTGACTCTGTGAGAAAACTGAGAGAAGACATTCAACGTGAG AAACTGAAGACAGAACCACCTGCCGGCAAGCACCTCAACAGTGTCACAGTGGTTCTTCTCTGTCTGTGGTTCATAGTTCTCTACTATG cTTACAACTTCTCTGTGGAAAACCAGGCATTAACAGAAGAGCTGGACAAGCAGCAGAACCATGTGGATCAAATCTATTCCGACATTGCAGGTCATTGGTCAAATCTCATGACACTTAAGGAACAACCTCACTAA
- the LOC122775055 gene encoding zinc finger protein 189-like, producing the protein MSADVSSLHAQVESVLGALVKAATVELTRLFESRYRTAAVDAAHAEIKLEHGAEETLNVSPAESKRSVGVQVDASICSLLDISGPLFLDGCVEEEEQKEECPIPAELLLAEDNGHADPWRSLLKEEVSAEPVDLLALDILEMETRADGDAQIQVILQDTSTLSSPTKHTPLIIVADSSDAVPGEIVKFVCPLILKPESPAPKSDSLKKPVEAEPQQACVSTAKGTAYSPSPSDGAMTRIHAQKEMNSLHMKLKLTSQDQKLLSQCAVELVNVLSMPASEMRPQSDSVKHKTSYRLPKDLRHHHQGLHTGHRICCFTPCENDVWRLRKVVAHSRDGYVCSVCKKTFKHRKILRRHERFHTGEKPYQCPQCPKTFALRKSHRRHARFHSGERPHICTMCDKSFRLRENLKAHLRFHSGEKPFSCAKCGKLFRIKRNLEKHNLSQCGFFVPSFKMIAGM; encoded by the exons ATGTCCGCGGACGTGTCGAGCCTGCACGCGCAGGTGGAGTCGGTGCTGGGCGCGTTGGTCAAAGCGGCCACCGTGGAGTTAACCAGACTGTTCGAGAGCAGATACAGAACTGCTGCCGTGGACGCGGCCCACGCCGAGATCAAGCTTGAACACGGAGCGGAGGAGACACTGAACGTTTCACCCGCGGAGAGTAAACGCAGCGTCGGAGTGCAAGTGGACGCAAGTATCTGTTCACTGCTGGACATTAGCG GTCCCTTGTTTCTTGATggttgtgtggaggaggaggagcagaaagaagaatgTCCCATCCCAGCAGAACTCCTCCTGGCTGAGGATAATGGCCATGCTGACCCCTGGAGGTCCCTCCTAAAGGAAGAG GTGTCAGCAGAGCCGGTGGACTTGTTGGCGCTGGACATCCTTGAAATGGAGACTCGAGCTGACGGCGATGCCCAAATACAAGTTATTCTCCAGG ATACGTCCACACTGAGCTCTCCAACAAAACACACGCCTCTCATCATTGTGGCCGACAGTAGTGACGCTGTGCCTGGGGAGATAGTGAAGTTTGTTTGCCCGTTGATCCTGAAGCCGGAGTCGCCAGCTCCTAAATCCGATAGTTTAAAGAAGCCCGTCGAAGCCGAGCCCCAGCAGGCCTGTGTCAGCACCGCTAAAGGCACTGCCTACAGCCCGTCACCGTCTGATGGAGCCATGACTCGGATCCATGCGCAAAAGGAGATGAACAGTCTCCACATGAAGTTGAAATTGACTTCTCAGGATCAGAAACTGCTGAGTCAGTGTGCAGTAGAACTGGTGAATGTGCTCAGCATGCCTGCTTCAGAGATGAGGCCTCAGAGTGACAGTGTTAAACACAAAACCAGTTACCGGCTGCCCAAAGACCTCCGCCACCACCACCAAGGCCTTCACACCGGACACCGCATCTGCTGCTTCACCCCGTGCGAGAATGACGTCTGGCGTCTACGAAAGGTCGTCGCCCACTCCCGCGACGGGTACGTCTGCAGCGTCTGTAAGAAAACTTTCAAGCACAGAAAGATTCTGCGGCGGCACGAGCGATTCCACACCGGAGAGAAACCGTACCAGTGCCCTCAGTGCCCAAAGACGTTTGCACTGAGGAAGAGCCACCGCCGACACGCGAGATTCCACTCGGGGGAGAGGCCGCACATCTGTACAATGTGTGACAAGAGCTTCCGTCTGCGGGAAAATCTGAAAGCACACTTGAGGTTCCACAGCGGAGAAAAGCCTTTCAGCTGCGCCAAGTGTGGGAAGCTGTTTAGAATCAAGAGGAATCTGGAGAAGCACAATTTGAGCCAGTGTGGATTCTTTGTTCCTTCATTTAAGATGATTGCTGGAATGTAG